A section of the Mycolicibacterium anyangense genome encodes:
- a CDS encoding class I SAM-dependent methyltransferase, translating into MTTTDPGVPAPNPHATAEQVEAALKDSKLAQILYHDWEAETYDDKWSISYDKRCVDYARDLFDATVPPEELRELPYDRALELGCGSGFFLLNLIQAGVARRGSVTDLSPGMVKVATRNGQNLGLDIDGRVADAEGIPYEDNTFDLVVGHAVLHHIPDVEKSLREVVRVLKPGGRFVFAGEPTTVGNTYARSLSTLTWRVATNVTKLPGLGDWRRPQAELDESSRAAALEAVVDLHTFDPADLERMARNAGAREVSTATTEFTAAMLGWPLRTLEAAVPPGRLGWGWAKFAFNSWITLSWVDDNLWRRVVPKGWYYNVMITGVKPS; encoded by the coding sequence ATGACGACGACTGACCCGGGGGTCCCCGCCCCCAATCCGCACGCCACCGCGGAACAGGTCGAGGCCGCGCTCAAGGACAGCAAGCTGGCCCAGATCCTGTATCACGACTGGGAGGCCGAGACCTACGACGACAAGTGGTCGATCTCCTACGACAAACGCTGCGTGGACTACGCCCGCGATTTGTTCGACGCCACCGTGCCGCCCGAGGAACTGCGTGAGCTGCCCTACGACCGTGCCCTGGAGCTGGGCTGCGGCAGCGGCTTCTTCCTGCTCAACCTGATCCAGGCCGGCGTCGCGCGCCGGGGTTCGGTCACCGATCTGTCCCCGGGCATGGTCAAGGTGGCTACCCGCAACGGCCAGAACCTGGGCCTGGACATCGACGGCAGGGTCGCCGACGCCGAAGGTATTCCCTACGAGGACAACACTTTCGACCTCGTGGTCGGGCACGCCGTGCTGCATCACATCCCGGACGTGGAGAAGTCGCTGCGCGAGGTGGTCCGGGTGCTCAAGCCCGGCGGCCGGTTCGTCTTCGCCGGTGAGCCGACCACCGTCGGCAACACCTACGCCCGATCGCTGTCCACCCTGACCTGGCGGGTCGCCACCAACGTCACCAAGCTGCCCGGCCTGGGCGACTGGCGCCGGCCGCAGGCCGAGCTCGACGAGTCCTCCCGCGCCGCAGCGTTGGAGGCCGTGGTGGACTTGCACACCTTCGACCCGGCCGACCTCGAGCGGATGGCGCGCAATGCCGGTGCCCGCGAGGTGTCCACCGCCACCACCGAATTCACCGCCGCGATGCTGGGCTGGCCGCTGCGCACCCTGGAGGCGGCCGTGCCGCCCGGTCGGTTGGGCTGGGGCTGGGCCAAGTTCGCGTTCAACAGCTGGATCACGTTGAGTTGGGTCGACGACAACCTGTGGCGTCGCGTGGTGCCCAAGGGCTGGTACTACAACGTGATGATCACCGGGGTCAAACCGTCCTGA
- a CDS encoding esterase yields the protein MRIPSLAALLAAGALLGTPTIAVSQAQADCQGLGGTVEAGNICHITAATPTYTMDVRFPIDYADEQSVQDYLAQSRDGFVNVAQPGSRNLPYEMDVTAQSFSSAQTQSVVLKLFQDVGGAHPTTWYKAFTYDLGQRKPVTFDTLFAPGAKPLAIIFPIVQRELERQTGLTGVISTGDGMDPSHYQNFAVTDDAVIFFFGQGELLPSDAGATSASVPRNALPPLAL from the coding sequence ATGCGCATACCGAGTCTGGCCGCACTGCTGGCCGCCGGAGCACTGCTGGGTACACCCACGATCGCCGTCTCCCAAGCCCAGGCCGACTGCCAGGGGCTCGGCGGAACCGTCGAGGCGGGCAACATCTGCCACATCACCGCCGCCACACCGACCTACACGATGGATGTGCGCTTCCCCATCGACTACGCCGATGAACAGTCCGTGCAGGACTATCTGGCGCAGAGCCGGGACGGTTTCGTCAACGTCGCCCAGCCCGGGTCTCGCAATCTGCCCTACGAGATGGACGTCACCGCACAGTCCTTCAGCTCGGCGCAGACCCAGAGCGTGGTCCTCAAGCTGTTCCAGGACGTCGGCGGCGCGCACCCCACCACCTGGTACAAGGCGTTCACCTACGACCTCGGCCAGCGCAAGCCCGTCACGTTCGACACGCTGTTCGCCCCGGGGGCCAAGCCGCTGGCCATCATCTTCCCGATCGTCCAGCGCGAACTGGAGCGGCAGACCGGGCTGACCGGCGTCATCTCCACCGGTGATGGGATGGACCCGTCGCACTACCAGAATTTCGCCGTCACCGACGACGCGGTGATCTTCTTCTTCGGCCAGGGTGAACTGCTGCCGTCCGACGCCGGCGCCACCTCGGCATCAGTTCCGCGAAACGCGTTGCCGCCGTTGGCGCTCTGA
- a CDS encoding enoyl-CoA hydratase — MREFVSIHVGDQYPGVGVLLLDRTPTNALTRQAYRELAAAAAEVGMRADIATVVVYGGHQVFCTGDDVPELRTLNRDEAVAADRVRRAAIDAVAAIPKPTVAAVTGYALGSGLSLALAADWRVSGDNVKFGATEILAGLVPGGGGCERLARAVGAARAKELAFSGRFADAKEALALGLIDEMVAPDDVFDAAAAWAGRFVDAPPAAIAGAKALIDGGLDAGEQAQRYGEVFSAGAGG; from the coding sequence GTGCGTGAGTTTGTCAGCATCCACGTCGGTGACCAGTACCCCGGTGTCGGGGTGCTGCTGCTGGACCGAACCCCGACCAATGCGCTGACCCGGCAGGCCTACCGGGAACTGGCCGCGGCCGCCGCCGAAGTGGGGATGCGTGCCGACATCGCCACCGTCGTCGTCTACGGCGGCCACCAGGTGTTCTGCACGGGCGACGACGTCCCGGAATTGCGCACCCTCAACCGTGACGAGGCCGTTGCCGCCGACCGGGTGCGCCGTGCGGCGATCGACGCCGTGGCTGCCATTCCCAAGCCGACCGTGGCGGCTGTCACCGGCTACGCGTTGGGCAGCGGGCTGAGCCTGGCGCTGGCCGCCGACTGGCGGGTCAGTGGTGACAACGTCAAGTTCGGGGCCACCGAGATCCTGGCCGGATTGGTGCCCGGCGGTGGGGGATGCGAGCGGCTGGCCCGCGCGGTCGGAGCAGCCCGGGCCAAGGAGTTGGCGTTCAGCGGGCGGTTCGCCGACGCCAAGGAGGCCCTGGCGCTCGGTCTGATCGACGAGATGGTGGCCCCCGATGACGTCTTCGACGCCGCGGCCGCCTGGGCCGGCCGGTTCGTCGATGCTCCGCCGGCCGCCATCGCGGGCGCCAAAGCACTGATCGACGGTGGACTCGATGCTGGTGAGCAGGCACAGCGCTACGGTGAGGTCTTCTCCGCGGGCGCGGGCGGTTAG
- a CDS encoding NUDIX hydrolase produces the protein MTDKPEPLPVRPAATVMLIQDTPQGGVEVFLMRRHRGMEFAGGVMVFPGGGVDDRDRNSDIDWYGPSPDWWAGRFGIDEGLAEALVCAAARETFEESGVLFAGPADDPDGIVADASVYHGARADLVDRSLSFSDFLRSENLVLRADLLRPWANWVTPEAERTRRYDTYFFVGALPQGQRADGHNTESDHAAWSRPEAAIEDFAAGRSFLLPPTWTQLDSLSGRTVDEVLALERQIVTVQPNLAMHEGNWEIEFFDSDRYNAARNRRSPVRGGE, from the coding sequence ATGACCGACAAGCCCGAACCGCTCCCGGTACGTCCGGCGGCGACCGTGATGCTGATCCAGGACACCCCGCAGGGCGGTGTCGAGGTCTTCCTCATGCGTCGCCACCGCGGGATGGAGTTCGCCGGCGGCGTCATGGTGTTCCCCGGCGGCGGGGTCGACGACCGCGACCGCAACTCCGATATCGACTGGTACGGGCCGAGCCCGGACTGGTGGGCCGGACGGTTCGGCATCGATGAGGGCCTCGCCGAGGCGCTGGTCTGTGCGGCGGCGCGGGAGACCTTCGAGGAGTCCGGTGTGCTGTTCGCCGGCCCGGCTGATGATCCCGACGGGATCGTCGCCGACGCCTCCGTCTACCACGGGGCCCGGGCGGACCTGGTGGACCGCAGCCTGTCGTTCTCCGACTTCCTGCGTTCGGAGAACCTGGTACTGCGCGCCGACTTGCTGCGGCCGTGGGCCAACTGGGTGACCCCGGAGGCGGAGCGGACCCGTCGCTACGACACCTACTTCTTCGTCGGCGCCCTCCCGCAGGGCCAGCGGGCCGATGGTCACAACACCGAATCCGACCACGCCGCCTGGTCTCGCCCGGAGGCGGCGATCGAGGACTTCGCCGCAGGGCGTTCGTTCCTGCTGCCCCCGACCTGGACGCAGCTGGACTCGCTGAGTGGCCGCACCGTGGATGAGGTGCTGGCCCTGGAGCGGCAGATCGTCACAGTTCAGCCGAATCTTGCTATGCACGAGGGTAATTGGGAGATCGAGTTCTTCGACAGCGACCGCTACAACGCGGCCCGCAACCGGCGAAGCCCGGTCCGCGGCGGGGAGTGA
- a CDS encoding nucleoside/nucleotide kinase family protein, whose translation MTSDAVLDRLADDAIGIAGPPSRAILGIAGSPGAGKSTLVEELLRRIAGRQGPGWVAHVPMDGFHLADAQLRRLRRLNRKGAPDTFDALGYAHLLERVRTEPDSQIYAPGFDRHLEQPLSAALVVPPSAELVITEGNYLLLDHPLWSRARATMNQVWLVTADQAVRTSRLVARHVEFGKSPPDARDWVEAVDERNAQLVASSAAVADRVIGNGAHGWSISA comes from the coding sequence ATGACCAGTGACGCGGTCCTGGACCGCCTGGCCGACGATGCGATCGGCATCGCCGGCCCGCCATCGCGGGCGATCCTGGGCATCGCCGGAAGTCCCGGGGCCGGCAAGTCCACGCTCGTCGAGGAACTCCTGCGCAGGATCGCAGGCCGGCAGGGTCCGGGCTGGGTCGCGCACGTGCCGATGGACGGCTTCCATCTCGCCGACGCGCAACTGCGCCGTCTGCGGCGGTTGAACCGCAAGGGTGCTCCGGACACCTTCGACGCCCTGGGATACGCCCATCTACTCGAACGGGTTCGCACCGAGCCCGATTCGCAGATCTACGCGCCCGGCTTCGATCGGCACCTCGAACAGCCGTTGTCGGCTGCCCTGGTGGTGCCGCCGTCGGCCGAACTGGTGATCACCGAAGGGAACTACCTGTTGCTGGACCATCCGCTGTGGTCGCGAGCCAGAGCGACGATGAACCAGGTGTGGCTCGTCACGGCCGACCAGGCGGTGCGAACCAGCCGGCTGGTGGCGCGCCACGTCGAGTTCGGCAAGAGCCCCCCAGATGCCCGGGACTGGGTCGAGGCCGTCGACGAACGCAACGCGCAGCTGGTGGCGAGCAGCGCCGCCGTGGCCGACCGGGTGATCGGCAACGGCGCGCACGGCTGGTCGATATCGGCGTGA
- the yczE gene encoding membrane protein YczE, whose amino-acid sequence MTALARASALLIGLCCYGLSMAMMVRAGLGLDPWDVFHQGLSLHTPMTIGMASAVVGVVVLLAWIPLRNRPGIGTVANVIVIAVTVDAGLAILSVPQSLPGRVGLMVAAVVLNAVATVLYVGAGLGPGPRDGLMTGLVVRTGLSVRLVRTGIEATVLCLGWLLGGSVGVGTIVYAFGIGPLVAVVLRLVPPRLLAVSGWAAVHAAQRRAGAGRVQTEGVRLAHACAAADRRESTAG is encoded by the coding sequence ATGACGGCACTGGCCCGCGCAAGCGCCCTGCTGATAGGGCTGTGCTGCTACGGGCTGTCGATGGCGATGATGGTCCGCGCCGGCCTGGGCCTGGATCCGTGGGACGTCTTCCACCAGGGCCTGTCGCTGCATACGCCGATGACGATCGGGATGGCGTCGGCAGTGGTGGGAGTGGTCGTGTTGCTGGCCTGGATTCCGTTGCGCAACCGGCCCGGTATCGGGACGGTGGCCAATGTCATCGTCATCGCGGTCACCGTCGACGCCGGTCTGGCGATCTTGTCGGTACCGCAGTCGCTGCCGGGCCGGGTCGGGCTCATGGTCGCCGCGGTGGTGCTCAATGCCGTGGCCACCGTGCTCTACGTCGGGGCGGGGCTGGGTCCGGGACCGCGCGACGGCTTGATGACGGGACTTGTTGTGCGGACCGGGCTTTCGGTTCGGCTGGTGCGCACCGGGATCGAGGCCACCGTACTGTGCCTGGGCTGGCTGCTGGGTGGCAGCGTCGGAGTCGGCACGATCGTGTACGCGTTCGGCATTGGTCCACTGGTTGCGGTGGTGCTGCGGTTGGTTCCGCCGCGCCTGCTTGCGGTCAGCGGCTGGGCCGCGGTGCACGCGGCCCAGCGCCGCGCCGGAGCCGGCCGGGTACAGACTGAGGGAGTAAGACTCGCCCATGCCTGCGCAGCGGCCGATCGGAGGGAGAGCACCGCGGGATGA
- a CDS encoding THUMP-like domain-containing protein — MVLQRDDHRGQTVLTFTAADVAYLTGDAGRAALGEVAGYPLTDRLADVAAIRRRFGERTTVLIETTLLRRKAAAKLAGLTDVSEWLFTDEALQQATAAPVARHRATRLAGADVHDATCSVGTELAALRNSTAFVMGSDLDPVRLAMARNNVADVPVCRADALRPVSRDTVVLIDPARRSGGRRRFDPRAYTPPLDEVLDVYRDRATVIKCAPGIDFDSVRGLGFDGEIEVTSAGGSVREACLWSAPLGTPGVGRRASLLDRGEQITDADPDDCPAGPPGRWIVDPDGAVVRAGLVRHYGARHGLWQLDPDIAYLTGDELPPGLRGFEVLDELPLREKVLRQALSRHDCGPLEILVRGVDVDPDALRRRLRPAGALPISLVITRIGAGPSERTVAFLCRASAATAEHGYAGGDGAGAVPQREE; from the coding sequence CTGGTACTACAACGTGATGATCACCGGGGTCAAACCGTCCTGACTTTCACGGCCGCCGACGTCGCCTATCTGACCGGCGACGCCGGCCGCGCCGCGCTGGGCGAGGTCGCGGGTTACCCGCTGACCGATCGGCTCGCCGACGTGGCGGCCATCCGCCGGCGATTCGGCGAGCGCACCACGGTGCTGATCGAAACCACGCTGCTGCGCCGCAAGGCCGCCGCCAAGCTCGCCGGGCTCACCGACGTCTCGGAGTGGTTGTTCACCGACGAGGCACTGCAGCAGGCCACCGCGGCGCCGGTGGCCCGGCATCGTGCCACCCGACTGGCCGGTGCCGACGTGCACGACGCCACCTGCTCGGTCGGCACCGAACTGGCCGCCCTGCGCAACAGTACGGCGTTCGTGATGGGCAGCGACCTCGACCCGGTCCGGCTGGCCATGGCCCGTAACAACGTTGCCGACGTGCCGGTGTGCCGGGCCGACGCGTTGCGACCGGTCAGTCGCGACACCGTGGTGTTGATCGACCCCGCCCGGCGTAGCGGGGGACGGCGCCGATTCGACCCACGGGCTTACACCCCGCCGCTCGACGAGGTCCTCGACGTCTACCGAGACCGGGCGACGGTGATCAAGTGCGCCCCCGGCATCGACTTCGACTCGGTGCGCGGCCTGGGGTTCGACGGGGAGATCGAGGTGACCTCGGCAGGCGGGTCGGTGCGCGAGGCCTGCCTGTGGTCGGCGCCGCTGGGCACGCCCGGAGTCGGGCGCCGGGCGTCGCTGCTGGACCGCGGCGAGCAGATCACCGACGCCGACCCGGACGACTGCCCGGCCGGGCCGCCGGGCCGCTGGATCGTCGACCCGGACGGCGCCGTGGTGCGCGCCGGGCTGGTACGCCACTACGGTGCTCGGCACGGGTTGTGGCAACTGGACCCCGACATCGCCTATCTGACCGGTGACGAGCTGCCACCCGGGCTGCGGGGCTTCGAGGTGCTTGACGAGCTGCCCCTGCGGGAAAAGGTTCTGCGTCAAGCCCTTTCCCGGCACGATTGCGGTCCGCTGGAGATCCTGGTGCGCGGGGTGGATGTGGACCCCGATGCTCTGCGGCGCAGGCTCAGACCCGCTGGGGCACTGCCGATATCGCTGGTGATCACCCGCATCGGGGCTGGTCCCTCGGAGCGCACCGTGGCCTTCCTGTGCAGAGCATCGGCCGCCACCGCGGAGCACGGGTACGCTGGCGGCGACGGCGCCGGGGCCGTTCCACAGCGCGAGGAATGA
- a CDS encoding ABC transporter ATP-binding protein codes for MPVDRPDAEVEDTDPDLLIDFRKVSLRRGGRTLVGPVTWQVELDERWVVIGPNGAGKTSLLRIAAAMEHPSSGTAYVLGDRLGRVDMSELRQRVGLSSSALSQRVPDDEVVRDLVVSAGYAVLGRWRETYEDVDYAQAVDMLESVGAEHLAERTYGTLSEGERKRVLIARSLMTDPELLLLDEPAAGLDLGGREELVARLADLAADPDSPAMVLVTHHVEEIPPGFSHCLILSEGQVVAAGLLHDTLTAENLSAAFGQSIALDTIDGRYFARRVRTRAAHRRRA; via the coding sequence GTGCCAGTCGACAGGCCAGACGCCGAGGTAGAAGACACCGATCCCGACCTGCTGATCGACTTCCGGAAGGTCTCGCTGCGCCGCGGCGGGCGCACCCTGGTCGGGCCGGTGACCTGGCAGGTGGAGCTCGACGAACGCTGGGTGGTGATCGGACCCAACGGGGCCGGCAAGACCTCGCTGCTGCGTATCGCCGCCGCGATGGAGCACCCGTCGTCCGGCACCGCCTACGTGCTCGGTGATCGGCTGGGCCGCGTCGACATGTCCGAACTGCGGCAGCGAGTCGGCCTGAGCAGCTCCGCGCTGTCGCAGCGGGTGCCCGACGACGAGGTGGTCCGCGACCTGGTGGTCTCGGCCGGCTACGCGGTGTTGGGCCGCTGGCGCGAGACCTACGAGGACGTCGACTACGCCCAGGCCGTCGACATGCTGGAAAGTGTCGGTGCCGAGCATCTGGCCGAGCGGACCTACGGCACGCTGTCCGAGGGCGAACGCAAGCGGGTGCTGATCGCCCGGTCGCTGATGACGGACCCGGAGCTGCTGCTGCTCGACGAGCCGGCCGCCGGCCTGGATCTGGGCGGGCGCGAGGAACTGGTGGCCCGGCTCGCCGATTTGGCCGCGGATCCGGATTCACCGGCCATGGTGCTGGTGACTCACCACGTGGAGGAAATCCCGCCCGGCTTCAGCCATTGCCTGATCCTGTCCGAGGGGCAGGTGGTGGCCGCCGGGCTGCTGCATGACACGCTGACGGCCGAGAACCTGTCGGCGGCGTTCGGTCAGTCCATCGCCCTGGACACCATCGACGGCCGGTACTTCGCGCGGCGGGTGCGGACCCGCGCGGCGCACAGGAGGCGAGCATGA